A single Dunckerocampus dactyliophorus isolate RoL2022-P2 chromosome 2, RoL_Ddac_1.1, whole genome shotgun sequence DNA region contains:
- the LOC129177186 gene encoding forkhead box protein Q1-like: MKRGVLCGNHHNMKSDGTFKAPEGGKLSPFAAEEELGSDGDFVAHSPASGKPKPYTRRPKPPFSYIALIAMAIRDSPSGRLTLAEINEYLMNKFPFFRGSYTGWRNSVRHNLSLNDCFHKVLRDPSRPWGKDNFWMLNPNSEYTFADGVFRRRRKRLNARLSTQQQSSEPAQDAPPSTDLSSTAKKFTSSFTIDTILSKPFRRDTHSHLPLVSPVEHYTGIMMQYLNTPAASLLYVKPPYHVDPGNAHAPICGLLSQTL, encoded by the coding sequence ATGAAGCGTGGGGTTTTGTGTGGAAACCATCATAATATGAAGTCGGATGGGACATTCAAGGCTCCGGAGGGAGGGAAGTTGTCGCCTTTCGCGGCTGAGGAGGAGCTCGGCTCGGACGGAGACTTTGTGGCGCACAGCCCTGCAAGCGGCAAACCCAAGCCGTACACAAGGAGACCCAAACCACCGTTCTCCTACATTGCCCTCATCGCCATGGCCATTCGGGACTCCCCCTCTGGACGCTTGACCCTGGCCGAAATCAACGAGTATCTCATGAACAAGTTCCCCTTCTTCCGGGGCAGCTACACCGGCTGGAGGAACTCGGTGCGCCACAACCTGTCTCTGAACGACTGCTTCCACAAAGTGCTCCGCGACCCTTCCAGGCCGTGGGGGAAGGACAATTTCTGGATGCTGAACCCGAACAGCGAGTACACGTTCGCAGACGGCGTATTCAGACGCAGAAGGAAGCGCCTCAACGCCAGGTTGAGCACGCAGCAGCAAAGCTCGGAGCCGGCACAGGACGCACCGCCGAGCACCGACCTCTCAAGCACCGCTAAGAAGTTCACAAGTTCCTTTACAATAGACACCATCCTCAGCAAACCCTTCAGGAGGGACACTCACAGCCATTTGCCACTTGTGTCCCCTGTGGAACACTATACCGGCATAATGATGCAGTATTTAAATACACCTGCTGCCTCATTGCTTTACGTCAAACCACCATACCATGTGGACCCTGGGAATGCGCATGCGCCAATTTGTGGTCTTCTCTCACAAACTTTATGA